Proteins co-encoded in one Prunus persica cultivar Lovell chromosome G6, Prunus_persica_NCBIv2, whole genome shotgun sequence genomic window:
- the LOC18774258 gene encoding serine/arginine-rich splicing factor SR30 isoform X3, whose product MSSRSSRTIYVGNLPGDIRMREIEDLFMKYGPIVDIDLKVPPRPPGYAFIEFEDARDADDAIYGRDGYNFDGYRLRVELAHGGRGHSSSMDRYSSYSHSSSSRGASRRSDYRVLVTGLPPSASWQDLKDHMRRAGDVCFSQVFRDQGGMTGIVDYTNYDDMRYAIRKLDDSEFKNAFSRAYIRVKEYDSRRSYSRSPSYDMRRSYSRSPSRSPYTSRSQSRSRSYSYGGRIRSISPEAKYLHCSPSVSYPRSVSRSRARSGFCGDLGTGC is encoded by the exons ATGAGTAGCCGATCGAGTCGCACTATCTACGTCGGCAATCTGCCTGGGGATATTCGTATGagagaaattgaagatttgTTCATGAAg TACGGGCCCATCGTCGACATTGATCTCAAAGTCCCGCCGAGACCACCAGGTTATGCTTTTATTGAG TTTGAAGATGCTCGAGATGCTGATGATGCAATTTATGGCCGGGATGGGTACAACTTTGATGGGTATCGATTACGG GTTGAACTAGCGCATGGTGGACGAGGACACTCATCGTCAATGGATCGATACAGCAGTTACAGTCATAGTAGCAGTAGCCGTGGAGCTTCCCGGCGCTCTGACTATCGTG TACTGGTCACTGGATTGCCTCCTTCTGCTTCATGGCAGGATCTGAAA GACCACATGCGTCGAGCTGGAGATGTCTGTTTCTCCCAAGTGTTCCGTGATCAGGGTG GCATGACGGGAATTGTAGACTACACAAACTATGACGATATGAGATATGCT ATCCGGAAACTTGATGACTCTGAATTCAAAAATGCTTTTTCTCGGGCTTACATACGG GTGAAGGAATATGATTCTAGACGTAGCTATTCCAGAAGCCCTAGTTATGACATGAGACGGAGCTACTCTAGAAGCCCCAGTCGTAGTCCATATACGTCGAGAAGTCAAAGCCGCAGTCGCAGCTATAGCTATGGTGGCCGAATCAGAAG CATATCACCGGAGGCAAAATATTTGCACTGCTCTCCATCAGTATCTTATCCAAGGTCTGTCTCACGTTCCCGCGCAAG ATCTGGCTTTTGTGGAGATCTGGGGACTGGATGTTAG
- the LOC18774258 gene encoding serine/arginine-rich splicing factor SR30 isoform X2 yields the protein MSSRSSRTIYVGNLPGDIRMREIEDLFMKYGPIVDIDLKVPPRPPGYAFIEFEDARDADDAIYGRDGYNFDGYRLRVELAHGGRGHSSSMDRYSSYSHSSSSRGASRRSDYRVLVTGLPPSASWQDLKDHMRRAGDVCFSQVFRDQGGMTGIVDYTNYDDMRYAIRKLDDSEFKNAFSRAYIRVKEYDSRRSYSRSPSYDMRRSYSRSPSRSPYTSRSQSRSRSYSYGGRIRSISPEAKYLHCSPSVSYPRSVSRSRARLPSFLLDLAFVEIWGLDVRNLMGCGAHACNS from the exons ATGAGTAGCCGATCGAGTCGCACTATCTACGTCGGCAATCTGCCTGGGGATATTCGTATGagagaaattgaagatttgTTCATGAAg TACGGGCCCATCGTCGACATTGATCTCAAAGTCCCGCCGAGACCACCAGGTTATGCTTTTATTGAG TTTGAAGATGCTCGAGATGCTGATGATGCAATTTATGGCCGGGATGGGTACAACTTTGATGGGTATCGATTACGG GTTGAACTAGCGCATGGTGGACGAGGACACTCATCGTCAATGGATCGATACAGCAGTTACAGTCATAGTAGCAGTAGCCGTGGAGCTTCCCGGCGCTCTGACTATCGTG TACTGGTCACTGGATTGCCTCCTTCTGCTTCATGGCAGGATCTGAAA GACCACATGCGTCGAGCTGGAGATGTCTGTTTCTCCCAAGTGTTCCGTGATCAGGGTG GCATGACGGGAATTGTAGACTACACAAACTATGACGATATGAGATATGCT ATCCGGAAACTTGATGACTCTGAATTCAAAAATGCTTTTTCTCGGGCTTACATACGG GTGAAGGAATATGATTCTAGACGTAGCTATTCCAGAAGCCCTAGTTATGACATGAGACGGAGCTACTCTAGAAGCCCCAGTCGTAGTCCATATACGTCGAGAAGTCAAAGCCGCAGTCGCAGCTATAGCTATGGTGGCCGAATCAGAAG CATATCACCGGAGGCAAAATATTTGCACTGCTCTCCATCAGTATCTTATCCAAGGTCTGTCTCACGTTCCCGCGCAAG GTTGCCTTCTTTCTTGCTAGATCTGGCTTTTGTGGAGATCTGGGGACTGGATGTTAGGAACTTGATGGGATGTGGTGCTCATGCCTGCAACTCTTAG